The following are encoded in a window of Stegostoma tigrinum isolate sSteTig4 chromosome 40, sSteTig4.hap1, whole genome shotgun sequence genomic DNA:
- the LOC125447993 gene encoding neurofilament medium polypeptide-like — protein MSYILETVSNPSTSYRRLESKSYSSRAAASSRPQPWSRVSAPAPVLTSSTSVSYRRLAGAVQAPRAYSSSESLDFSQSSGLNGDYRGSGGRNEKELLQGLNDRFAGYIDKVHSLEQHNRQLEAEIQSQRQRQASQGQLGEVYEQELRELRSLIEQVNHDKALLQLQSEHLDDDLQRLRERLEDEARLREDTEANIKGLRKEAEDAALLKLEMEKKAQSLQDEVAFLRANHEEELAELFAQIQASQVTVERKDGLKTDLSSALKEIRSQLEGHSSKNLQQTEEWYKCRYAKLNAAAELNKDAIRTAREEIGEYRRQLQSTCIELESVRSTKESLERQISDIEERHNADVSNYQETVQQLENELRNTKWEMARHLREYQDLLNVKMALDIEIAAYRKLLEGEESRYTFSGSITGPSFPYRPPTTPTAPVKVQKTKEAPKLKVQHKFVEEIIEETKVENEKAERDELDLAVAVEESAAESSAEEEEVVKEVVVSSVKAAIQPEPEAKGEEEEEEKEEEEKGEREGGADQEEREEEEEEAEGEAKGAEESEEVKEKIESVKLEESKALPEDQAKEASEEEEEKEVIKKEEAGEEPKKELVENGEEAAPEDVKKSKEAVKETLVSEKKIEAVEEVKEASAKVKSPQKEEVKVELEDKSPKEERAPEAEEKKDEAKSKDEGTIINGEVEEKGDDTKKKEEESQIISNGVDQSPTKEEDSDIVSHMKTATKTIHKVIDDDEGMTKHIKEITKSVTVTQTMEETEEVVQETIVSTKTVEKTSHSVIKKEEDSA, from the exons ATGAGCTACATCCTGGAGACGGTGAGCAATCCTTCTACCTCGTACCGGAGGCTGGAGAGCAAAAGCTATAGCAGCCGGGCCGCCGCTTCCTCTCGCCCTCAGCCGTGGTCTCGGGTTAGTGCACCCGCTCCGGTGCTGACCTCGTCCACGTCTGTGTCTTATCGGCGCCTGGCTGGCGCGGTGCAGGCTCCCCGGGCTTACAGCTCTTCCGAGAGCCTGGACTTCAGTCAGTCCAGCGGCCTGAATGGAGATTACAGGGGAAGCGGGGGCCGCAACGAGAAGGAACTGCTGCAGGGTTTGAACGACCGCTTCGCGGGCTACATCGACAAGGTGCACTCCCTCGAACAGCACAATAGACAACTGGAGGCTGAGATTCAGTCTCAGCGCCAGAGACAAGCTAGCCAGGGCCAGCTGGGGGAGGTGTACGAGCAGGAGCTGAGGGAGCTCAGGAGCCTGATAGAGCAGGTGAACCACGACAAGGCGCTGCTCCAGCTCCAGAGCGAGCACCTCGACGATGACCTGCAGCGGCTACGGGAGCGCCTGGAGGACGAGGCGAGGCTCCGGGAAGACACCGAGGCCAATATTAAGGGGCTGCGGAAGGAGGCGGAGGACGCAGCGCTGCTCAAGCTGGAGATGGAGAAGAAAGCCCAGTCCCTGCAGGACGAGGTCGCTTTCCTTCGGGCTAACCACGAGGAAGAGCTGGCCGAACTCTTCGCCCAGATCCAGGCGTCCCAGGTCACAGTGGAGCGCAAGGACGGGCTGAAGACCGACCTGAGCTCGGCGCTGAAGGAGATCCGCTCGCAGCTCGAGGGCCACTCGTCCAAGAACCTGCAGCAGACCGAGGAGTGGTACAAGTGCCGCTATGCCAAGCTGAACGCGGCGGCCGAGCTCAACAAGGACGCGATCCGCACGGCCCGCGAGGAGATCGGCGAGTACAGGCGCCAGCTCCAGTCCACGTGCATCGAGCTGGAGTCGGTCCGCAGCACCAAGGAGTCCCTGGAGAGGCAGATCAGCGACATCGAAGAGCGGCACAACGCCGATGTCTCCAACTACCAG GAAACCGTCCAACAGCTGGAGAATGAGCTCCGCAACACCAAATGGGAAATGGCCCGTCACCTGCGGGAGTACCAAGATTTGCTGAATGTGAAAATGGCTTTGGACATCGAGATTGCCGCTTACAG GAAACTGTTGGAAGGTGAAGAATCTAGATATACTTTCTCTGGAAGCATCACCGGCCCCTCCTTCCCCTATAGACCTCCGACCACACCCACAGCCCCGGTCAAAGTGCAGAAAACCAAAGAAGCCCCCAAGTTGAAAGTGCAGCACAAATTCGTGGAAGAGATCATTGAagaaaccaaagtggagaatgagaaagcagaacgGGATGAGCTGGACCTGGCCGTGGCAGTGGAAGAGTCTGCAGCCGAATCCAgtgctgaggaggaggaggtggtcaAGGAGGTAGTTGTAAGCTCAGTCAAGGCTGCAATTCAGCCTGAGCCAGAAGCAAAGggtgaggaagaggaggaggaaaaggaggaagaggagaaagGTGAAAGAGAAGGGGGTGCTGACCAGGAagaaagagaggaggaggaggaagaagcaGAAGGTGAGGCCAAGGGGGCAGAAGAAAGTGAAGAAGTCAAGGAGAAGAttgaaagtgtgaagctggaggaatcgAAAGCTCTGCCAGAGGATCAGGCAAAGGAGGCAagtgaggaggaggaagaaaaagAAGTCATCAAGAAAGAAGAAGCTGGTGAAGAGCCAAAAAAAGAACTCGTAGAAAATGGAGAGGAAGCAGCACCGGAAGatgttaagaagagcaaggaagcaGTTAAAGAGACGCTGGTTTCTGAGAAAAAGATTGAGGCAGTTGAAGAGGTCAAAGAAGCATCTGCAAAAGTCAAATCACCACAGAAAGAGGAGGTCAAAGTAGAATTGGAGGACAAATCACCAAAAGAAGAGAGAGCCCCAGAAGCTGAAGAAAAGAAGGATGAAGCCAAGTCAAAAGATGAAGGCACAATCATCAATGGAGAGGTCGAAGAGAAAGGGGATGACaccaagaaaaaggaggaagagtcgcaaatcatttccaatgGTGTTGATCAGAGTCCTACAAAGGAGGAGGACTCTGACATAGTCTCTCACATGAAGACCGCAACCAAAACTATCCATAAAGTCATCGATGATGATGAGGGCATGACCAAACACATCAAGGAGATCACCAAATCTGTCACGGTAACTCAGACAATGGAGGAGACAGAAGAGGTTGTCCAGGAGACAATAGTGTCCACTAAGACGGTTGAGAAAACGTCACACTCAGTCATAAAGAAGGAGGAGGACAGCGCGTGA